ATTAATTCGTAATTCGTAGTTCGTAATTCGTAATTAAGAATTTAATAGAAGTAAGCATAATTGAACGCAGATAAACACAGATAAATTTGCAACTCAGCAAACTAGAAAATGCTATATAATTTTACATTTAATTATTATTGTGATTACAGATTTTACCTATAGATAGCAGTTTTAAAAGCTTATTTTTTTCTAATTGAATTAGATTTGTTCGCTTTCTTAATTACGAATTACGAACTACGAATTACAAATTATAAAATACAAGGAGTTGTCTTATGTCTCAAAATACAATTAATTATCTAGTTCATGACAGAAATGCACGCGGTCGTAGTCAAACTGGTTGGCTTGATAGTTATCACACATTTTCCTTCAGCAGCTTTTACGATCCTAATCGGATGGGATTTCGCGCGTTACGAGTAATTAACGACGATCGCATTGCCCCAGGCGCAGGATTCCCTACTCATGGGCATCGTGACATGGAAATTCTTACTTATGTACTCTCTGGTGCAGTAGAACATAAAGACAGCTTGGGTACAGGTTCGGTGATTCGTCCTGGTGATGTGCAGATTATGAGTGCTGGTACGGGGATTCAACATAGTGAATTTAATCACTCTGGTACTGAAGCACTGCATTTACTGCAAATCTGGATTTTACCTGATGAAGCAGGGTTAGCACCAAGGTATGAACAGAAAGCTTTCACAGCAGAAGAAAAGCGTGGTCAACTGCGGTTAGTTGCGGCTAAAGACGGGCGTGATGGTGCTGTGACTATTCACCAAAATGTTGATATATATGCTTCTGTTTTGGAAGCGGGTGATGTGGTTAATTATCAAGTAAAAGGCGATCGCTATGCTTGGTTGCAAATCGCTCACGGTGTCGCCATCTTAAATGGTGAGGAACTGAGAGCAGGCGACGGTGTACAAATCAATGGTGAAGAGAAACTACAAATTAGCTCTGAAATCGGTACAGAATTATTACTGTTTGATTTAGGTTAATTTGCTGATTTTGAGGGGCTTAGATTCATCAGCCCCAACTCCATCTTTTGGTGCTGTCAATAATAGAAAAACTTGAGTAGGGGTGTACAGTTAGCTGTGCGCCCCTATTCAGCCATTAGGTAGATTCAGAGAATGCAGAGTCGTTTCGTTAGTCAGAGGATATTTTATTTGAAAATTTTTACAATCAACTCAGCCACTAAAGCCTATTTGGAGGAATTATGCAGCACGATGAGTTTATCGCACAGGTGAGACATCGCGCCAATTTGAGAACAACTGGTGATGCTGAACTTGCAACTCGTGCTACTTTAGAAACACTAGCAGAACGTTTAGCTGGAAACGAAGCTAACAATGCTGCTGCACAATTGCCTAAAGGTATTGCTCAATATCTACAACATCAATATGCAGGTGCAGGCGTTCGTTTATCTTTGGATGAATTTTATCAGCGAATCAGTCTCCGAGAAGGCGTAGAATTACAGCAGGCAGTTAATCATGCCCATGCTGTAATTGAGGTATTGAGCGAGGCTATTAGCTCAGGAGAAATGGAGGATATTCGTACTCAACTGCCCCCAGAATATGAGCCATTATTTGGGTTAGCAAGACAAGGAAAGATGCACGTTAAGACTTAAAAAAGGATTTAAGTGAATTACCAGGAGTGTAACACCATGCTATTTAAAGATAGGACAGCAGCAGGCCAAATTTTGGCTAAAAAGTTAGCAGATTACGCCAATCGTCCTCATGTGCTGGTGTTAGCTTTACCTAGAGGTGGTGTTCCTGTCGGTTTTGAGGTAGCTAAAGCCTTAAATGCTCCCTTAGATGTGCTGATAGTACGCAAACTTGGTGTGCCTAAGAATGAAGAATTAGCGATGGGAGCCATAGCTTCTGGTGATGTACGTATCCTCAATCAAGGTATCATCAATCAGATTCAAATATCTGATGAGGTAATAGCCAAAGTTACTGCCCAAGAACAAAGGGAACTGGAAAGACGAGAAAGGATGTATCGGGGCGATCGCCCTTTTCCCGATTTAAAGGAAAAAATTGTAATTTTGGTGGATGATGGTTTAGCAACTGGTGCAACTATGTGGGCTGCTGTACTTGCTGTTAAACAGAAGCAACCCAAAGAAGTTGTCATTGCTGTACCAGTTGCTGCACCAGAAACCTATGAAGAGATGCACAACAATGTAGAAAAAATGATCTGTGCAAATACACCTACTCCATTTTGTAGTGTTGGTCTGTGGTATGAGAAGTTTCCCCAAACTACGGATGATGAAGTCCGTGAGTTATTAAAGAAAGCGAGTAATAACCATCAGCCATTACTGTTTGGGAAATAGAAAATATATAGGTTATATTAACCTACAGCAAAATCTGTAAACTGCCTTTTATAAGGTGAGTGAAATCCTAATACAATATCTTGTTTAGGAACACCTAAAGCAACTAACTCATCAGCAATATTGCCTTCTGTACCATTATGCTGAATCCAAATTTTCTCATTTTTAATATCTAAATGTAATACACAACCATAGACACGCCTTTGATTATTCCAGCCAACGTATACTAGCTGGTAATGGTCATTTTCACTATCAAATATAGTTTGTGCTTCTACTTCACTATCTGATTTGCTATACTGACTGTATAATTTCAATAGTTGCTTGATATACTGCCGATAATTATCTAATTTATCCATCTGACAATTACCTCATTAATAACATCATCTATCCCGATCGCGTTCTAAATCCTCGATTACTTTCTGCATATACCACTCCTCAGACATCCCCAGATAGTAATCTTTTTTCTGGTTAATTAATCTTTGGGCAAGTTCCCAATGTCCACCAACCAATCGTAGGAGTTTTTGACGTAATAAATTAGACTTCTGTTTTTTATATTCAGGAACAGATGTTTGAATTTGTTTGAGACTATCTTGCGTTTGTTGGTAATTTTCCCAATCTTGTTGTTCACAAAAAATACTAGCCGCTTTTTGATAGTCTTCTACGGCGTTTTGCATTTCTTCTAAGAAAGTATAAGCAAGACCGCGATTATAGTAAGCTTGGGCATCATTGGGGTTAAGTTGCAGTGCTTTACCATAGTCTTGAATTGCACCGAGATAATTACCCATTGCCCGGTAGGTATTACCTCTGGCAACATAGCCTAAGCTGTCTTCTGGCTTGATCTGGATGGCTTGGTTAAAATCGGCGATCGCACCTTGATAATCACCTAAAAAGGAACGTGCTTTTCCTCGGTTGCGATAAACGGCTGCATCGTGAAAATTTAATTGTAGTGCTTGGTTAAAATCGGCGATCGCTTCTCGATAATTCCCCATTTTGCAACGTACCACGCCCCGACAGCAATAGGCTTGTGCATCTTGGGGATCGGCTTGTAATATCCAGTTTAAATCAGCTATGGCTTCTCTTGTGTCTCCCTTTTCGGCTTTGTCTAGTAGCTGGGTGAAATATTCGTTAACGGATTTGATAGATGCAATAGGTGAGCTTTTTTGCTGTGTGGCAGGTTTTTCTGGTGGCTGTAACTGTTGAATTTTCTCCAGACACAGGCGACAGTTTTCTTTATCTTTCTGCTGTAAATATAATTCTGCGGCTTTTTTGAAACTAGCGATCGCATCTTGAATATATCCCTGTTTGCGTCGCACAGTACCCCGCAAGCTATGAGCCGCAGCATAATTAATATTAAGCCGAATAGCCTGTTCTACATCCTCCAGCGCCCCTGGTAAATTTTTCAACGCCAGCCGCGCCAATGCACGACAGTAATAAGCTTCTACGCTTTCCGGGTTCAGCTTGATGACTTCAGTGTAATCTGACACGGCCGGAAGTATTGCTCCTGAGTCATAATAGGCTAAACCCCTTTGTAGGTAAGCTTCAGCGAAGTAAGGAGTAGCTTTTAAAGCACGGCTAAATTCCTCAATGGCTCCAGCGTAATCTTTTTGTTGAGCTTTTTCTAGCCCCTGGTTGTAAAACTCGTTATTCATAGCATTTTATATATTTCCAGCTTGTGGAAGGCAGAACTATGAAAATTAGAACTATCACTACTGGTATATCACTTGATTCACCAAAAGAAACAGCAAAAATCAAAATGGCTGCTAATTTTAATAAAAAAGCACAAATGATTTTTGCAGAGCAAGGTTATGAAGTGCAAACAACGAGAATTTCTACAAATACTTGGGAAGAATAT
Above is a genomic segment from Nostoc sp. MS1 containing:
- a CDS encoding pirin family protein — translated: MSQNTINYLVHDRNARGRSQTGWLDSYHTFSFSSFYDPNRMGFRALRVINDDRIAPGAGFPTHGHRDMEILTYVLSGAVEHKDSLGTGSVIRPGDVQIMSAGTGIQHSEFNHSGTEALHLLQIWILPDEAGLAPRYEQKAFTAEEKRGQLRLVAAKDGRDGAVTIHQNVDIYASVLEAGDVVNYQVKGDRYAWLQIAHGVAILNGEELRAGDGVQINGEEKLQISSEIGTELLLFDLG
- a CDS encoding DUF2267 domain-containing protein — its product is MQHDEFIAQVRHRANLRTTGDAELATRATLETLAERLAGNEANNAAAQLPKGIAQYLQHQYAGAGVRLSLDEFYQRISLREGVELQQAVNHAHAVIEVLSEAISSGEMEDIRTQLPPEYEPLFGLARQGKMHVKT
- a CDS encoding phosphoribosyltransferase — its product is MLFKDRTAAGQILAKKLADYANRPHVLVLALPRGGVPVGFEVAKALNAPLDVLIVRKLGVPKNEELAMGAIASGDVRILNQGIINQIQISDEVIAKVTAQEQRELERRERMYRGDRPFPDLKEKIVILVDDGLATGATMWAAVLAVKQKQPKEVVIAVPVAAPETYEEMHNNVEKMICANTPTPFCSVGLWYEKFPQTTDDEVRELLKKASNNHQPLLFGK
- a CDS encoding XisI protein → MDKLDNYRQYIKQLLKLYSQYSKSDSEVEAQTIFDSENDHYQLVYVGWNNQRRVYGCVLHLDIKNEKIWIQHNGTEGNIADELVALGVPKQDIVLGFHSPYKRQFTDFAVG
- a CDS encoding tetratricopeptide repeat protein, which gives rise to MNNEFYNQGLEKAQQKDYAGAIEEFSRALKATPYFAEAYLQRGLAYYDSGAILPAVSDYTEVIKLNPESVEAYYCRALARLALKNLPGALEDVEQAIRLNINYAAAHSLRGTVRRKQGYIQDAIASFKKAAELYLQQKDKENCRLCLEKIQQLQPPEKPATQQKSSPIASIKSVNEYFTQLLDKAEKGDTREAIADLNWILQADPQDAQAYCCRGVVRCKMGNYREAIADFNQALQLNFHDAAVYRNRGKARSFLGDYQGAIADFNQAIQIKPEDSLGYVARGNTYRAMGNYLGAIQDYGKALQLNPNDAQAYYNRGLAYTFLEEMQNAVEDYQKAASIFCEQQDWENYQQTQDSLKQIQTSVPEYKKQKSNLLRQKLLRLVGGHWELAQRLINQKKDYYLGMSEEWYMQKVIEDLERDRDR